The sequence TTTAGACTTAAGTTCCATATGCACTAATGGCTTGATCTTTCTTCAgtggtctttttttttccacttgttttTTCATAATTGCATTGGTTTTCAGTTCTTGCAGCATAATCGTCTCAATCCAAATTGTGTTTGGCTTATTTTGTGTCAGCAggtaaatgctaatgagctcacAAACGGGGTCATTAACGCTGCATTCATGCTTCTGTTTAAAGACGCCATCCGTCTGTTCGCGGCCTACAATGAAGGGATCATCAACTTGCTTGGTGAGCTGTTATCCTGCTTGAGCTTTTAAAACTTAAAGTGGGCTGTCCTACATATTGGCTTTTACCATTTATCTCTACTGTTGGTTCCTGTTAGAGACTTTTGAACTTAAAGTATCAGCCCACTCATCGACAGTTGCACAGGACTTTGACCCTGACTCGTCAGTCAGTTTTATGACAGTTTATTTACTACCTGAGAGCTGTAACTCATAAAACAAACCCTTCCTGTACATATCAATAGTCTCAGAATGTATTTTTGGGCCAAGTAAGGACATTGTTACTGTTCAGGGCAGTAAAACTAGCAATGCGCTCAACAAATTTTAAGATGAAGTGATGATAAGCTAGAGAGTGTGATTAAACTTGGTTATCCAGACCATGTGATGTTGTCTTATCAATTTAAGACAACTGATATtgatcagttgttgttgttgaaaacttGGAATTTTTTACTTGAAACAATTAATTAagaatagtaataattatattttattaataaattatatatacacacacacagagtgtatgtgtgtgtgtatatatatatatatatacagtgccgtgaaaaggttttttttttttattttttgcatgtcacatttaaaagattcagatcatcaaacaaatttttatattatgcaaAGATAacctgagtaaatacaaaatacagttttacaattattatttcatttattaagggaaaaaaagctgtccaaacctgcctgacTCTATGaggaaaaagtaattgccccctaaatctaataactggtggTGCCACACTTTGCAggaacaactgcaatcaagcgtttgcgataactggcaatgattctttcacatcgctgtggaggaattttggcccactcttctttgcagaattgttttaatttagccacattggagggttttcgagcatggaTGGACTGTTTAAGGACATGCTACAGCATCTCAGTCAgatttaagtccagactttgactttgccactccaaaaccttaattttgtttttcttgagccattcagaggtggacttgctggtgtgtttgggatcattatCCAGCTGCATATAACCCAAGTGCTCCTGAGCTTGATGTCACAAACTGACTGCCGgtcattctccttcaggattttctgatagagagcagaattcatggttcaatcaattatggcaagtcatccaggtcctgaagctgccacactaccaccaccatgtttgactgttggtatgatgttctttttatgaatgCTGGTTTTATGTCAGATGTAATgggtccacagaatatttgcccaaaagtcttggggataatcaagatattttctGGCAAAATGTGagatgagcctttgtgttctttttggtcagcaatggcttttgGCTTGGATCTCTCCCATAGATgcagtttttgcccagtctctttcttattgttgaatcatgaacactgaccttaattgaggcaaatgaggcctgcagttctttagatgttgttctgggttcttttatgacctcctggatgagtcgtcgttgCGCTCTTGGAACaattttggtaggccggccactcctgggaaggttcaccactgttccaagttttctccatttgtggataatggctctaaCCGTGGTTCGCtagagtcccaaagccttagaaatggctttataaccctttccagactgatacgtgtcaactattttgtttctcatctgttcttgaatttctttagatgtGTTGCTcattaagcatgcttcactttgtcagacaggttctatttaagtgatttcttgattcagcaggtctggcagtaagcaggcctgggtgtggctagtgaaatttaacttggctttctaaaataatgtggttaatcgcagttctttcatgatttaacaattaattttttatgtagggccaggcaggtttggacagcttttttcccttagtAAATCACCATTTTAAAacggcattttgtatttacttgcattagctttgtttaataaaatttgtttgatctgaatcttttaagtgtgacaaatagacaaaaaaaataaaaggaaggcAAAACACTgacactgtatatgtatgtgtgtgtgtgtgtgtatataatttgtatttattttttttcagtagactAGTTTCTAAACAGTAAATGTGGAACAAAAGTGGACTGAAATAACTGAAGTTGAGCAAGAAGAAAAAGAGATCTGAGTCCACTTTAAGTTCAGCTACAATGCAAATGCAAAGAGATTTGGGTCCTTTTTCGCCCCGTTCACATTTGCATCTGCAGAGATGCTTGAGTTTGGTTCCATTCagacttaaaggaatagctcacccaaaaattggggaccgtcaactgtttgattaccaacattcttcaaaatatcttcttttatgtttaacaaaaaaaagaaacttacacaggtttgcaacaacatgagtaaatgacaactttcatttttgggtgaactatcccttttaagacAGAGCCAAAAGGCATTGCCTTCTAGTTAGTGTAGAGCAGTTTTTCATGTGATTTTATtccttattattcttatttttgatATCTAAGCAGCAACAATATCAGATTATCATATCACAATTTAAATCACCACCGCAGTATTTGTTAAAGCGATTGCAATATGTTATTTTTACTAAATCGAACAGCCCTACTTAGAGTGTTTGTGTTGGACGGCTCCGTTCAGGGGCTGAGCTGCATCCGTTGGCTTCGTTCAGAGGTTACATGTTGGATGAGAGTTTCTGTGACATACTAGTGAGAGTGGTTTCGGGTCATGTTGTGACGACAGATGCCAAGCATAACTCAGCCTGGTGAAGTCTCAGAGCGAAAAGCAAGCCCCTTAAAATGGGGATGGAAGTGCAAAGCCCTCTCAAAATCTGACTTCATATCTTTTCCCATGTGTAGAGAAGTACTTTGACATGAAGAAAGCCCAGTGTAAAGAAGGCCTGGACATCTATAAGAAATTCCTCACTCGAATGACGAGAATCTCAGAATTTCTCAAAGTGGCAGAGGTAAGACGGCATAAACTGCTATGGGGCTCCCTGCTTATGTAATGACACACATTAACCAGCTCTTTCCTGTTCATGACAGCAAGTGGGAATCGACCGAGGGGACATACCAGACCTATCAcaggtgaggaaaaaaaaaattgacctttttatttttttttatttttttgaggaaaaacttACAGTGACTGCTTTCACTTCTGCCCATAAGCTACTTATCTGTGACTCTGCCCTTAGCTAAAGGTGGCACGGCTGCATTAGATCCAAACAAGTGCAAGTTGTAGAACTCTCTAACCTGCAGTTAACTAGAAATCTCAATACGTAACGTGAATTATAGGGAAGTCATCAGAGAGTTCTAGAACTGCAGCTAATTTGCTTGTGCAGTGAGGCTGCAAACCGCAGGCCTGCAGTGCTCGACGCATGCGGACATCTCTGCATGACACTGGTGGGGGAAGCTGTTCTAACTGTCCTTAATTCTTGATTCATACAGCACATAAAGGTGTGAGGCTGTGGGCAGCTTACGGGCTTAAAACAAAAATCAGGTCTAGGTTTAGGTccgatttctttttttttttttttttttttttttttttttttttttttttttattagctttttactTGTGTGTTAAGGAGACAATGTTAAcaaggaaattattattttttgaaaagaaTACCAGAATCATAAAATTAGAGGGTACAGATTCCCCTCAAAGTCATGCCCGGTTAATATGGGGATTTCATTGGATTCTTAAACATTTATGTGTGATCTCCACCTTTTATATGTATATAGAAGtctttatataggctatattaaagaagtcttttttttccacataaagcAGTTTTTCTCCATATATTAAGTTTACaagattttggtttttttttttattctgcttaACATTTCTGCAGTTTCTTAAATGCTCCTGAAAAAACCTCTGTTAAACTACCACCTTTATATTCTGTATCTTTCCTTATCTTTCCGTTTTCAGTTTACAGTTTGTGTAAGTACCTGCATCTCACTCTCTTCTCTCTATGTGTCAAGAGCTTTTGGTTTGTACCTTTGCATGCTATGTGTTTTTGTACAGCAGTGAATCTTCACTTAAGGGGACATTTTTGTCTgtagtatgtttttaatattgcgtatatagtgttttattaaagtgatctttaaaaaattagattttcagttcattaaaaatgtatatgaacatttttatattttttgataattcatATAATATGGACAGTGATTCTGTATTATCATCATGCAAgacatttttagattatttttaaaatccttgTGTCAGTACCAAACTAGTCAGTTATTGTAATGCATCTGTtatactatacatacatacataaatgcgtaaataaataaataaaattactgaattaataaatacatttatttttatttgtttttaatctatttgtcctttttaacattcttttttttcacttttattaatttatcttttttattgtattttttttatttctgtatttaactttttacatttaaattagtttatttatatcaAGTCCAAGGCTTATTAAAAGTTTTctctacattttgaaaaatatcaaatAGTAATGTCACTGCATCATGTACaacatcaaaaatattatttaaaaatccagTGAAGGGTTGTGCATAGTAAAGTCATTGAGTCTCatccatgttaaaaaataatcacatgtcataaaacatttaagataagctacattttttcaagattttaagTAGTCAAAAGTGCCCCTAATTAAATAAATCACCactatatgttgtgtgtgtatatttgtggtctctgtgtgtgtgtgtgtactggccTGTAAGCTAATGTTTCCATACCTCCAGGCCCCCAGTAGCCTTCTGGATGCCCTTGAGCAGCATTTGGCTTCATTAGAGGGGAAAAAGGTCAAAGACTCCACGGCAGCCAGCAGGTACATTGATTTTCAAGCAGttaattttgaactttctagtatGTGAGGGGGTTGCTTTCCTCGTGCTCTGCATTCAGCGAGTGTGTGCGACTTTTGGATGTGCAGAGCATGTGTGGGGGAGAGGTTTGTTTGGTGCAGCTTTTCCAAGTCAGAggaatttttaacttttttttttaatgctgaaaacaaGATTTTTGCTGCCATCTATAAATCAACATTTCATATCTCAATCATTCTTTAAAGGCTACATTACTGCAGTTTATATACAAAGAAATTGTACAAAGTTTGAAGTTACATAATTCacgtttatattttattctgcttgaagtattgaattattttaagGACAGGTGGTTTTAAGTATTGTGAGTGATGccattaaatttgtttattttatttaatgtaacaaaTATTTCTAAAGCAATCAGTGTAATGTGTTTAAACAAAGTGTAAGAGGAATGTACAGGTATTTGATGACTTGCAGTTTGGATgtaggctaaaaaaaaatgcaagcttTGCTAACACTGACACTCTTTGCGGAAGTCCAGGGTCAAACTGCGTTCCTGTAGAGGAAGCAGTAAAAATGTGCTCTTCTCTGTGCTCATGCTAGTAGCATTGATGTCTACTAATGCAAACCTAACGATTTCAACAGTGGCGTGTTTACTATATCAGGTCTTCTGCCTGTCTTTCTACACAGAGCCAGTACGCTGTCCAGTGCGGTGTCCTCTTTGGCCAACACGGGTATCTCTTTCACCAAAGTCGATGAGAGGGAAAAGCAGGCAGCTCTGGAGGAGGAGCAGGCTCGATTAAAAGCACTTAAGGTGTGAAagagtggaaaggttttttttttttttttagttagcgCTTATTAAATTGGATCAAACCCAATTAGCAATGTAATTATCAAGGTTACGTGATTTGATTCTTCCATCAGGAGCAGCGTCTAAAGGAACTGTCCAAGAAGCCCTCCACATCCTCCACCACTGCTGCATCTCCCGTATCAACAGCAACGGGCACCATTAGTTCCGCCCCAGCCATTGACCTGTTCTCCACACCCAGCAGCTTCAATAACAGGTAATagttgtttatatatgtattgttcaaaagtttggtgtcagtttttgaaagaaattcctATTTTTATACACCAGAGacacattaaatcgatcaaaagtgacagtaaagacattaataatgttacaaaagatttcaatttcaactAAAAGCTGccattttaaattttctgttcatcaaagaatcttagtAGCActattttaatgttgattttaaatgacaGCAAAGTTCAAATGCTTTTCAGCCGGTTAGATTGTGTGGGCGAAACTAATTGCTCTATATTTGATGATTGCTCCCACAGTCTCTCTGTTCTGATGATACACGGCTGGTAGTGATTATTTTCCCAGTTGGTCCATGAGTGCACATGTGCAATCGTTTGGCATCAATCTTCagcttttagtgttttattagGGCTCTATGCAGGACTACACAATGACGGCAAGTTAAACTCAGTGATTACGTTACAGGCGTATGTGATTTTAATGATGATGTCACCTAAGAAGTACCTGAGACATGCGTTATTAATGATGCTAAGGcaagcattattattactattatacttgtggttaggggtttgttcaaatcagaTTAATGTCCTGTCCTGAGACTGTGCGgctttgtgtatttaaaaaaaaaaaaaaaaaaaaagtcagttctAAATCATGCTCTGGTTCTCTTGTTTACACTAAAAGTGTGTGAATTCCTGCCTGGACAGGATCTGGCTGTGAAGAAGGTATTGATTGCATGTGAATTTCCCCCAACTCCCTAAATCTCTACTTTAAGCACTTCAGATCAACGTGCCAAGTTTGTCTTTGCCATATAACTGTGAAATGCTTGGCCCTTAGACTGCCGTTTTATGGAAGACATTAATGCAGTTCCTGTGTTTGTCTTGGTGCGTGTCTGGCTCCAGTACTCCGAAGGTGCCGAACGATCTTTTGGACCTGCAGCCCGCGTTCCAGCCCTCCCTGCCTCTCTCCACCGGCCTTCCTTTAGCCAACACATGGGGAGGTGAGCGGTCCACACCACAGGAACCCACAGATCTGCATTAATATGCATCTGATTGAAATCGAGCTTACATAAGCACTGTCTTCTCCTCTGAAATCAAAACTAAAGCAGTGAAAGTTCCCTCTTGAGTTTTATCCATGATGCTATCCATGGTCTtactgcatgcattttatttgtctAAATAACATCTAATATGTAAAATCTGATAAATGAGagtcaaatttttatttgaaagtgctGATAAGGTGTGTAACATGATATTTAACGTAGCAGAACTGATATCATATTGGTTTCCGATATTAGTCAGGCAGAACCATAAAAAGCCTGCAGCTTTCTGTTTATTGAATTATACTACGTAAAACACACTCAGCAACCTTCACAGATGTATCACCTTGAAGCTCTTTGGAGTTTTAAGTATGCTTTACACTGTTCAACACCTCTGCTGTCATGTCCTACCACTTTTAAAGGAATAACTTACCTAAACATGATCATTCTGTAGTCATTTATTCatccttatgtcgttccaaacttgcaTGAGtttcatatttgtaaaataaatattagattaaatatatattttagatttattttagaaCTTTAAACTTTATATCAGAATTAAGTTCTACTGAAATGTAGGCATAGCcagtcaaatacatttttatgaattctaATATTTGTCATGATTCAAATAATCATTCGTATCCATTTAGCTTCGATGCATGATTTGttacaatatattacatattcattacaTTCCATGTCGGATGTCTCATTCAGTCTAGTTTATTTACATCTGAAAGCATCTAGACCAAACAGACTCCACCTCATTTGTCTGTTAGTCTTTGTTTGCatgctttctctgtctctctctctaaccttttcctgttattttctgtttctgtcttgTCTTTGGCCGTGTAGATCCTTTCACGTCTACAGAGGCTGTTGACGACTCCATTCCAAACTTAAATCCTTTCCTTACAAAACAAGTTGTCGATCCTGTCCATCTGCCTGTTGTGTCTTCAGATGCTGTTAGTTTTTCCTCTAGGACACCCAGTCATGAAATGTTCGGTGGTAAACGGCTGTTCTTTTCTCTCATGTTGTGTGCTGTTTGCTTTCTTTCGCCTGCTGCGTGCCGGTCTGTTTTCCCTCCACTCTCATTTTTGTCCTGAATGCTCCACCGCATCAAGTGTACAAAGACCCGCTGGGCAGAACGGGCGAGACCCGAGTAGCCCTTAAAGTATCTGATACGCGTGTCTCAAGTTCATACCGGCTGTGTactcaaaacctagtaagctgcctacctagacagttTTTTTTGACAATGTCTAACTCAGAAGCTCAAATGCACTGGtgatgcccaaaaatgctgtctcAAAATAGAATACTAGCCTACTGCATAATGCATAGTTATAGTCTGAATAACaccaatgttaaaaaattatttaattaaatgattaataccTATATATGTGTTAATTAAATAGCATTTGAAAGAGTTTGTTATAtagcataaaatatattatgcagAATTATTAGTAATTCTTAGTAGCATTACAATGATACCATACTTCAAAAtttaaggcattaatatgtactttataagtactagccaatatgctagtaatatgcatgctaataacaACTAGTCAATAGTTAGAACTGGTCCAAAAACTAAAGAGATTTTATTACATGCTTTAAGACAAACTGCATGCATTTTTGAATCTGAACTGCTTCTTGattattgagggaaaaaaaattaaaaaggtgtctgtaatttaaaaaactaaaccaaCATTAAACAAATCTGATCGTGagtctagaaaaaaaattatttgtggcagttttttaatcaaaaatagtttCTTCCTATACTTTTGTCACATTGGAAACACAAGGTCAGGTTGAgcacagtgcattgtgggatacagtgaTCCTCGAAGTTGTCATACTgtgcaatataaatgtaaaaagtatggTAGTATGTTATTCTGAATACAGCCTAGGTTTTGAAACACTATGTGTGTGCCTTTCTATGATTGTGTAAAAGCAATAAAGGAAGTCTAGCTTCTGTGAGTTTGTTCTACACTAGGgactttatttattatgttcTCAGAGCGAACAATAACATATTTGAGAGAGTGATGGACAGATGGTTTGTTGCTACTGTaaagagtgtttgtgtttgtacagcTGTATTATGGTGAGTTGGCTTTTATGATGGAGTAATGCTGGTCTAATATCAATACATGAGCGTGATCAAGAGTGAGAATGGCTTTTATCAAGTACAAATTAACTGCTTAAAAATACATGTACCCTATTTGAGTTTGGTGGTCCTTTTTACCCACAATAAAGCTCAATTAATTGCTTCTTGGTGGTTTTCTGAAGGTCTTTACGATGGTGTCTGGACCACCTTACTCAAAAATGTGCTTGGTTGTGCTTTGCTGCCTTTCCTGGATTTTGCTTTTACCCTTTTTTAGATTTCCCATCCTTAGAGTGTTAAGTTTGAAAGTTTTTCCCAAATGTCAATTTCATTTCTTGGTTCTCCAGATAATTACAATCCCTTTATTGATTCAAGCAGTTCCGTTGCATCACCCGTCGAGCCCTCTGCTCGGATGGGCTGCTTCCTCTCAGGTACAGACGTCCCAGTGCGATGTATGTTTTCTGACCTCAGGAAACATAATGGTGTTACCCCCGTGGTTTCCCCTCTGAGTGCTTTTCAACCCAAATTACTCTTAGTACCTTTATtcgttttaaatttattttgttttaattccaCCCTCTTGACTTACTTGAACATAGTATGCAGtctttttacccccccccccccccccccactcccaccCCCCGtgattagttttattaattttgtctcTTCACTAATTTTCTCATTTCTGGTTTCCTCTGCTTTTGTTTCTTGGCCTGTCAGACTCGTTCTGCTCTTCGGCTGCCTACCCTAACACTCCTCTCTTCCACTCTGAGCCCTCCGCTGTAGCTGGACTATTCGGAGGTAGGTGCCGTCCCTCCAGCTTGTCTCTCTTTCTTAGTGTGTCCTTCAGCTGTCTTCCCCTTTCCTTCCTTTCACAGGTGTGCTTTTGTTGGGCTAGTAGGAACAGGTTTCTTAAGTCAATTCAGACATTTGGCTCACAGTTTAAGTTTGAGCTTTCattgttaattttcttttaaaatagtgTTGTCAATTTAATACTTTAGCACAATTAATTAGGAAAGGCTAAtgtaaattcaaaatgtatttaaaatatttttttattcaaaattttttttttttgtatttatattttatatttatttttatatttattctaattttactCCGTTTTAGGAATTGTATGTGCgtttgtccttttttttaaaatgatttttatttatatttaactaatttatttttatttcagtttgaatgatttttagaactttttCAACTAAATTGTAGTTAGTTGCCAGGGTTTATTtctaagtttaagttttatttcaattaacaaaaataatttgtaatagttttagttagcaaTTATGATACTCCTTCAAGGATATAGTAATAtgccaaatttaatttaatcagtcAGCGTATGTACACtacatttgcatatgcatttaaCTTGCATCCTAAACATatgaaaataagaataatataaatcCCTCAAATGGCTCATAATAGGATACTAGATGAAACTTTACTGGTACTTTACTTTACTGGTATATCGAAGGAGTGgaataaaatgcaaaagttttatCTGACAGGATAAGTCGGCATGATACAGCAGATGTGGTTGTTGGTTGAACACGGCTGCTTTTGTAACTACAAACAGGTTGTGGGAAGTATGAGTCAGTTGCCATGGATTACCCAGTCAAACATTTGTGGAAGTCTGTCGACTACAGCAGAATTGAACCATTTATATTAATGATGGCAATTATGCATCACACATGAACTGGAAGAAAACAATAACCACTGTTTTGAAATTGCTGTTCTCTGGCATTCCTCAAACATGTGTAGGTGAACCAGTCTGTGGTGTTTTTTTAGATCTGACCTTAATTTCTTTAACACAGGGTTCTCTGCACCTTCCGCCGCCCAGCCTCCCAGTTCGACAGGCCTTAATGTTGACTTTGACTCCGTATTCGGCAATAAGTCGGCCGCCCACAACACAGACTCGGCTGGTAAGAGAGAAGTTAACCCAGTTGCTGTAACTCACTCACTGCTATTCTTCACACATGATGCTTCACATCCATCTCACTGCTGAAGGTCAATGTGTTTTGGGGCATAGTTCATTGGACCATGCTTAAGCTGACAGTGAAACTAGCATGTGAAAATGGTTATACGACCACTTTTCGTTTTTGTAGAAGTTGCTGGTCTCATTATGCATGTTATTACattggaaaaaataaatctgCCTCTACAACAGCATTAAACTTTTTTGCTGTTGTCATTAAAATATATCCGTTTTTCCATGTAAATGTGAATTTCtaagcatttttaaatgtgagccCGTATCATGTAAGATAAGACCACCATAAGCTGTGCAGTCGTGTTTTGAGATGTTCCTCATTCtgtcctctttctctcctctcgcTGTGTGGTTTGATCTGTTTGGGCCACTGACTTTGCATGGCACTGCATGTCTGGGTGAGTTGACTTCACAAGATTTTACCCACAATCACTTTCGGTCCTGCAACGTTTGCTTCGAGGGCGGCTGCCTCTCGCTCCACCCAACCTAATTGCGCatcttctgtttgtgtgtgttgtctgcGTCTTTTATCCCTCTCCCAATCCCTCTCCTCTGTTTGTTTAAGATGATATTTTAGGTGGCATCCTGAAACCCACAGTGGGCTCTCCCAACCAGGACCTGACGCCCAGCGTCCAACAGCCAGGCAAACTGGTTTCCGATGACTTGGATTCCTCCCTTGCCAACCTTGTGGGAAGTAAGTGTCCTGTTCTTGTTATATCATACAAACAACCTTTTGTTATTAGAGCTACacgattaataaaaaaaaaaacaacaacactaaagTTGGGAAATGGCTTGGTGTGTTTActacaaattattataataataataattgttgctcgtattaaatacaaatatattaaagtaatattattattttaatttcactgttaaataaaaatgaatgttaccttcaatataatttaaaataatattttatagtcatattgatatattCACAAAACGTGTGGCCAGATTGTGCAGCCTTGCAAACGAGCATAACAAACcttgagctttttttttaaatcacaatcagacttaaaataaaaaataaatattttattttaccaaattgtgcagccctactctGTATTCTGGTACTAATAATCAGGAAcgggaaatgtagttttatttattgatttgggATCCTATAAAAGTGAATTTAGTATTTCACAATGGCTGCCATAGGCCTCACTGGTTTTCTCTTTCTTCCAGATCTCGGTATTGGAAATGGAACAACAAAGAAGTATGAACATTTGCCGCTCATCTCAATCCAGATTCATAGTTCTCTTCAAACTCAGTGACTTGATCATGGTTGTTTCTTCTGTTCCTCCTCAGTGACATTCATTGGAGTCAACCCGGTGAGAAGAAGTTGACTGGAGGAACCAACTGGCAACCAAAGATGGCTCCGACCACAACATGGAACCCTGCCACCATGGTAAGGACAACATGTGCTTTCTCTGACTCAAATGAAACAAGACTTGAGCTAGAAACAACTGTCATAAACCAATAGAGAGACAATAGCTGATTCTGAAACAtgggctctgttccaaaccctaaTGAGCTGCCTCACTGTCTG is a genomic window of Cyprinus carpio isolate SPL01 chromosome B10, ASM1834038v1, whole genome shotgun sequence containing:
- the LOC109097877 gene encoding phosphatidylinositol-binding clathrin assembly protein-like isoform X12, which gives rise to MSGQSITDRITAAQHSVTGSAVSKTVCKATTHEVMGPKKKHLDCLIQCTNEMNVNIPQLADTLFERTTNTSWVVVFKSLITTHHIMVYGNERFVQYLASRNTLFNLSNFLDKSGLQGYDMSTFIRRYSRYLNEKAVSYRQVAFDFTKVKRGADGVMRTMNTEKLLKTIPIIQNQMDALLDFNQVNANELTNGVINAAFMLLFKDAIRLFAAYNEGIINLLEKYFDMKKAQCKEGLDIYKKFLTRMTRISEFLKVAEQVGIDRGDIPDLSQFTVCAPSSLLDALEQHLASLEGKKVKDSTAASRASTLSSAVSSLANTGISFTKVDEREKQAALEEEQARLKALKEQRLKELSKKPSTSSTTAASPVSTATGTISSAPAIDLFSTPSSFNNSTPKVPNDLLDLQPAFQPSLPLSTGLPLANTWGDPFTSTEAVDDSIPNLNPFLTKQVVDPVHLPVVSSDAVSFSSRTPSHEMFGDNYNPFIDSSSSVASPVEPSARMGCFLSDSFCSSAAYPNTPLFHSEPSAVAGLFGGFSAPSAAQPPSSTGLNVDFDSVFGNKSAAHNTDSADDILGGILKPTVGSPNQDLTPSVQQPGKLVSDDLDSSLANLVGNLGIGNGTTKNDIHWSQPGEKKLTGGTNWQPKMAPTTTWNPATMNGMLFPQYAPSVMAFPATTPTGMMGYAMPPQMGSMTMMTQPTMMYTQPVMRPANPFGPVSGAQMQFM
- the LOC109097877 gene encoding phosphatidylinositol-binding clathrin assembly protein-like isoform X1 → MSGQSITDRITAAQHSVTGSAVSKTVCKATTHEVMGPKKKHLDCLIQCTNEMNVNIPQLADTLFERTTNTSWVVVFKSLITTHHIMVYGNERFVQYLASRNTLFNLSNFLDKSGLQGYDMSTFIRRYSRYLNEKAVSYRQVAFDFTKVKRGADGVMRTMNTEKLLKTIPIIQNQMDALLDFNQVNANELTNGVINAAFMLLFKDAIRLFAAYNEGIINLLEKYFDMKKAQCKEGLDIYKKFLTRMTRISEFLKVAEQVGIDRGDIPDLSQFTVCAPSSLLDALEQHLASLEGKKVKDSTAASRASTLSSAVSSLANTGISFTKVDEREKQAALEEEQARLKALKEQRLKELSKKPSTSSTTAASPVSTATGTISSAPAIDLFSTPSSFNNSTPKVPNDLLDLQPAFQPSLPLSTGLPLANTWGDPFTSTEAVDDSIPNLNPFLTKQVVDPVHLPVVSSDAVSFSSRTPSHEMFGDNYNPFIDSSSSVASPVEPSARMGCFLSDSFCSSAAYPNTPLFHSEPSAVAGLFGGFSAPSAAQPPSSTGLNVDFDSVFGNKSAAHNTDSADDILGGILKPTVGSPNQDLTPSVQQPGKLVSDDLDSSLANLVGNLGIGNGTTKNDIHWSQPGEKKLTGGTNWQPKMAPTTTWNPATMNGMLFPQYAPSVMAFPATTPTGMMGYAMPPQMGSMTMMTQPTMMYTQPVMRPANPFGPVSGAQLSTASSPSSSSPLRAPGQDPFAQLSLKDFL
- the LOC109097877 gene encoding phosphatidylinositol-binding clathrin assembly protein-like isoform X5, producing the protein MSGQSITDRITAAQHSVTGSAVSKTVCKATTHEVMGPKKKHLDCLIQCTNEMNVNIPQLADTLFERTTNTSWVVVFKSLITTHHIMVYGNERFVQYLASRNTLFNLSNFLDKSGLQGYDMSTFIRRYSRYLNEKAVSYRQVAFDFTKVKRGADGVMRTMNTEKLLKTIPIIQNQMDALLDFNQVNANELTNGVINAAFMLLFKDAIRLFAAYNEGIINLLEKYFDMKKAQCKEGLDIYKKFLTRMTRISEFLKVAEQVGIDRGDIPDLSQFTVCAPSSLLDALEQHLASLEGKKVKDSTAASRASTLSSAVSSLANTGISFTKVDEREKQAALEEEQARLKALKEQRLKELSKKPSTSSTTAASPVSTATGTISSAPAIDLFSTPSSFNNSTPKVPNDLLDLQPAFQPSLPLSTGLPLANTWGDPFTSTEAVDDSIPNLNPFLTKQVVDPVHLPVVSSDAVSFSSRTPSHEMFGDNYNPFIDSSSSVASPVEPSARMGCFLSDSFCSSAAYPNTPLFHSEPSAVAGLFGGFSAPSAAQPPSSTGLNVDFDSVFGNKSAAHNTDSAGGILKPTVGSPNQDLTPSVQQPGKLVSDDLDSSLANLVGNLGIGNGTTKNDIHWSQPGEKKLTGGTNWQPKMAPTTTWNPATMNGMLFPQYAPSVMAFPATTPTGMMGYAMPPQMGSMTMMTQPTMMYTQPVMRPANPFGPVSGAQLSTASSPSSSSPLRAPGQDPFAQLSLKDFL